The Polaribacter tangerinus genome has a segment encoding these proteins:
- the clpP gene encoding ATP-dependent Clp endopeptidase proteolytic subunit ClpP: MDYGKEFEKYATKHHGISSTNYTKITSSLTPYIMEERQMNITQMDVFSRLMMDRIIFLGTGINDQVANIIQAQLLFLESVDANKDISIYINSPGGGVYAGLGIYDTMQFIKPDVATICTGMAASMGAVLMCAGEKGKRSALPHSRIMIHQPLGGAQGQASDIEITAREILKLKDELYAIIANHSGQTIEKVHNDSDRDYWMKANEALEYGMIDEILSRKK, from the coding sequence ACCACGGAATAAGTAGCACCAATTATACAAAAATAACAAGTAGTTTAACGCCTTACATAATGGAAGAGCGTCAAATGAACATTACTCAAATGGATGTTTTTTCTCGTTTAATGATGGATAGAATTATCTTTTTAGGAACCGGAATTAACGATCAAGTAGCAAATATTATACAAGCACAATTACTGTTTTTAGAGAGTGTAGATGCCAATAAAGACATTTCTATTTATATAAATTCGCCAGGTGGCGGAGTGTATGCAGGTTTGGGAATTTACGATACTATGCAATTTATAAAGCCAGATGTTGCTACTATTTGTACTGGTATGGCAGCCTCTATGGGAGCTGTTTTAATGTGTGCAGGAGAAAAAGGAAAACGTTCTGCATTGCCACACTCTAGAATCATGATTCATCAACCTTTAGGAGGTGCACAAGGTCAGGCTTCAGATATAGAAATTACTGCAAGAGAAATTTTAAAATTAAAAGACGAATTGTATGCAATTATTGCTAACCATTCTGGGCAAACTATAGAAAAAGTTCATAACGATTCTGATAGAGATTATTGGATGAAAGCCAATGAAGCTTTAGAATATGGTATGATTGACGAAATTTTATCAAGAAAGAAATAA